AACGTGCACCGCTCCCAATTACCTCTCGCCCAATCATATCTCTCCACGTGCAAATTTCCGATGCTCCTGCGGAGCATCGTACCCCTACTCACCTTCCCCTCCGCCTCGTCACTATAAATTGCTTAGAGCTCATACCATAGCTGTTATCTTATTACACAATTAAACAGGACTATTTTTAGCGCATTAGACCCCTCTAAGATCTTCAATTTATACTCCCAAGTCCAAATCTCTGAAGCCCTAACCCTAGGTAGAGTCCGATTGCGTATCCTGAGGTTTTCGCCATGGGGTCTCTAGGGTTCCGGCGATCCCTGTTCCTCCTCGTCGCCCTACTCCTCGTCGCGGCGCCGTggtacgccgccgccgccgccgcgtcgtgCGCCGCGACGACATTCTCCAACCGCGTGTTCGCGACGTGCAGCGACCTCCCGCACCTCGCGGCGTCGCTCCACTGGACGTACGAccgcgccgcggcggcgctctCGGTGGCGTTCGTGGCGCCCCCCGCGGCGCCGTCGGGGTGGGTGGCGTGGGCGATCAACCCCACGGCCGAGGGCATGGCCGGGTCCCAGGCCCTAATCGCCTTCAAGCAACCGGACGGGGCGATGGGGGTGAAGACGTACAACATTACGGGGTACGGGCCCTTGCAGGAGTCGCCGATCGCGTACAAGGCCACGGATCTCGCGGCGGAGTACGTGGGCGGGGCGATGAGGGTTTTCGCGAAGCTGATCCTCGGGAAGGGGGCGGAGGAGGTGAACCACGTGTGGCAGGTGGGGTCGGGGGTGAGCGGCGGCTCGCCGGAGAAGCACGCGTTCGGCGCCGACAACCTCGCCGCGAAGGGCAAGCTCGATCTCGTCAAGGGCGTCGCCTCTGCCTCCGGCTCCGGAGGATCCGTCTCCAGGGAGAGGAATGTGAGTAGTGCCCTAATCCCTTTTGGCTCTCCTTATTTTAGgaatttttgtttggttttatgtgttttttttcttctcggATTGAAATTTTGGGTTGAGTACGTTTGAATTTTGGGTATTAATAAGTTGGTTGTAGTTGGGGGTTGTGTATTTTTTTGACTTTAGAAATTAAaggttctttttattttttttaattaggatTAAGATGAAGAATTAATTTTGAGAATTTTTCTGTGGAGCTGGATGTTGGTGACTTGTTaatgtttttatttgtttatgtaTGGTGCTGAGGcttggctttttcttttcttttttcctttttttgttgttttgattttgtatgGTGCTGAGGcttggctttttcttttcttttttcctttttttgttgttttgattTGGTAATTTGTTTCATACCAaagcagattttttttaaaaaaaaaattccctgaAGAGTGAAACATTAATTATGTAGAAtcttttttgatattttctgaaatagaaaaaagagagcAGATAAGGAcaggattctctctctctcctcttcgcaCTACCCacgcatacacacacacacatgagaCACACATAAATTGTGGTTTGCTATTTGGAGTTCTATAGTATTCCATGTCTTATTATTCACACAGCGTTGAAAGATTGGTACAATTTTATTGTATCTTATTTAAACTCCTTAGATTCCAAAAGATAGTCAAAATAGGATAGATTTTGTTGCATGTGggaactttctttttttttcctctgaactttgaatattttaatgcTAAGGAggtcaattaattaattgtctTCTATACTGTGCTTGAATTAGTTTGAACTCAAATCTCAGAGTTGAAAACGAAAGGTAAAGATGATACAGTTAATTCTTGTATGGTTATCAATTGATATCTTAGTCACTGAAGACATTAGGCTCCGCTCAGATGATTTGGTCTTCGCCAAAGTAGCTATCAGATTATACCTGCATGAGATATACCAACTGGTCTTCTATTTGATATAAATtggaatataatattttagatagAGACTTGCATGCAAAGAGTAAGAAAACAATGAATCCATCTATACCCATAAAATTTAGCTCAAGGTTTTAATTATACTACAGAACGATCCAAAGCTTCAAAGTGGGGCTTCTATTTTTGGGTTGCAAACTCTTCTCAGCTTTCAGCTAGCGGAAAAGCTCTGGTTAGGCCAAACAGGCATTAAATTCAAGTTCCCAAGAtaataatattacaaatttcaTAAGCAGTGCCTTTggcctctgttttttttttggaattgcAGAGAATTCTTTACCTTTAATAATCAACAGTGCTAATTTGAAATTTCCTAGCTATTCAGAAAAGGATGCTTCTATGAATAGCTTACCCATGTAGACCGATTTTAATACGTATGGGATAGTAGTGTAATTCATTGCATTTAAATGCACATTTCCTGTACATAGAACATGTAGTAATGTCTGAATCAATATGTTGGCAAGGTCAGCATATTCATGCCTACATTCTTCTTGTGTTTATCTCATTTTCTGCTACTCTGCACTGCTGTACAGGTGCATGGAGTTTTGAATGCTGTGAGTTGGGGCATTCTACTTCCTATCGGCGCAATCATCGCGAGATACCTAAAGACATTCAAGTCGGCAGATCCCGCATGGTTTTACCTTCACGTCTCGTGCCAAGTTATTGGCTATGGCCTCGGAGTTGGTGGCTGGGCCACTGGTCTCAACCTCGGCAGCAAATCGAAGGGAGTCACCTACACAACCCATCGAAACATCGGGATCgctctcttctctcttgcaACCTTGCAGGTAAAATATCTTCTTAGTTAGCATGGATTATCCCTTCACTATCCTGATACTGCCTGCAGCTTATTccctcaatttttttcactcttAAATACCTCAGCGCCCAAACTTATGTATTGCAATTCCACCTGTTGCAGCTAAAAGAAAATGGGGCAACatgttttttattctttctagaaaaataactttttaacatTGTCTTAAACAATGATCATTTTGTTGAAGAAaggtaaaatgatcattttatgtGAAAAACTTGGATCATTTTGACCTGAGTGATGAATtgcaatatatgaaaaatttcaGGGACTAGAGTATCCAAGTGAGAATTCACTGACTAGGTTTGCAATGCCCGGATAGAACAGGAACTAGCCATACATTTCACCTATTctcatctttttttaattttcgtaTGCCTCTTATTTACTACATGTTGAACTTCTTAACCAATGTGTTTTTTCATTCAGCTTTTTGCATTGCTTTTGAGACCGAACAAGGATCACAAGTATCGCTTCTACTGGAACATCTACCACCACGTGGTCGGCTATGCCGTGATTATCTTGGGCATCATTAACATATTCAAAGGGCTGAAAATCTTAGATCCTGCTCAAAAATGGACAACAGCGTACATTGTCGCGATCTGCATCTTGGGAGCAATCGCCTTCATACTGGAGATCGTTACCTGGATCATAGTTCTCCGGCGAAAGTCTTCTGATGAGAAGCCCTACATAGGCTCTACGAACGGCCAGCGCAGCGTGCAACAGCCGCTTGCAGTATGATTATCCTGCTTTTCCACTCCTGCAGCAATTTTTCTTCTTCGGTAATTATTAAGGTGGTATTGCAGTGTTCCagattcttttttgtttcttttggttACCTATATGATACTCTGTATACTGGTTATGGCATAGATTGTAacatacctatatatatatatatatatatgtctacgTTGTGCTTCAGTTCTCCAGGTCTATATCCAAGATACTTCAGTTTCATATTTACTTCCTTTTTagtgattatatttttttttttgttgttagaaaaaaaaaaaaaaaaactcagttagaaatataaaataaataaattttaaatttagacgatcaaatattaattattaacgTTTTAGCCAATTATGTTATGTATGATAAGTTGTGTTTGGCTATTATTGCGAATTGTTTTGTAAGGAAGTGATATGATGACAAGATTGCACTTATACGACAATTTTTATTGTGAAGGAATTGCTTGAGTTGGGGTCCTGTATAAAGGAGATTCTCCATCAATTAATTGATCCTTTTTAGTCCAGGGTTCACATGGAGGTTTGTTGGGCAGATGAAACCTTCAATTAATTGatccttttaaaatttgagattttaaattttaaattttaattttaatttttaaaaattaaaagttaaaattttaaaatttaaaatataaatataaaattttaaaatttaaattcaaatataatgaagggtaatattattatttttaatatatataattatgtactcatctttttattttattttatttgttcaaacgctatttttttttatttttgaaaacaaactaatttttttatccaaacgtaaaattggtatagttcttgtttatatttgaacttatatttatctttaaaatacataatttttatttatatccaaATCAAACGATACCTAAATGGTCTCCCACACTTGCAATGaaatattttgggagaaataaTTTTGGAGTAaatattatgttaaaattttatgagCAGGTACTATCTTTAGTAAACAGCAGAACGCATCACGTGGAAATTTGTACTTTTAGATctcataattttaatcttaatcttaatcttaattttaattttaattcttccTTCCAGAGCCTTCTATTTTTGGTTCAAgtgatttataaaaaataactgtAGATGAAAGTATCTACTTTTGGTGGCTTTTTTAGCTCTCTGtcttagcaaaaaaaaaaaaaaaaaattaaaacgtTATTGTGCTTTTTATTCGTGAGTGCTTGTCGTTATAAGAGCTGTTACAAAACCAATACAAAGcggcacccaaaaaaaaaagaaaaaaaagaagaggcgACACAGACGTCGTTTTCACTCTTTGGCGTGTGATAGCGCCGGGATGATTCGCGTGCCATTGGGCATACAAAACACTGGTCCGATCTTCGGCCCACCAAATGTTGATTGGCACCACCGCAGTGGACCACTCCAAAACATCACACCATTCTTAATTCTTAATAACATTACAATGCCTTATATCATAAGTTAGTTGCTAAATTGGGGTAGCAAGCAAATACGATGATACTGGAGTTTTTGTACAAGTGCTATTCAATCTAAAAATTTAGGGGACGATAAAAGTTACATGTGGGACAGGTGGATGATTAGGAACAGATCTCAGTGTATCCGAACTAGAATGGCTAGTTTGACAGTCTGCTGGTAGGTCATCTGAGATTTAAGGAACTGTGTTATCTTTAAAAACGGTTTCGTTGGCTCCAGAAGGACAATCGCCAAGATCATGAGGATGGTGATCCTATGGAAGATTATTTTCTTGTCTAAAAATCATCCttcttaacatttttttttcttttctttcattgaGATTTTTACTGCCTCACCGATATTgctaaatttctaaatttaatgaatgaaacagatagttTGCTACtttttttctaagaaaaaaCTAGAGCTACTTAATAGGTCTTAGTAGTTGGCCTACCTCATACTCGGCGACGTTTTGTTTTCAATTTGTGTCCTATTGGATTATATATTCCTTTTTGCCATTTCATATCATTAAGAAGCTTCATGAGTACCTCAGTTTAAAGTGCATTGCTATGCAAATGCAAAGAGTTAACAAAATTATAAGAGATATGTTTAATCAGAAAAAATTCCATCAATAGACTACTATTTCTTCAACATTTATTACTAGCAAATAATTAATGTAGAAAAAACTATTCAGCCAATCTGTAATTTGCAAATatcatttataaattatttatgtaACTGGAGAATATTGTGGGAAGTGAATCAAGTGATTCACCCAATTAAGTATACTTCATTGCTTGTTGCCATTATTTGATATGTTAGATAGGACCATAACTGGAAAATCCCTTTCCCTTTCATTGTAGTGTCGTAGGAGACTTAGGAGAGACccccaatcaaaaaaaaaaaagaaaaaaaatctttatttatttcctAAATTATAGCTGTAACACTCAATAAAGTAACATTCATTTACATAATTTCATTATGATAGGAAGAATCATCTATTTAAGTTAATAAATGTCATTATCCAACTTTAATCATTATTAGGTGAGAATTGGATCATTGGAGTGCTTACTAAGGACATCTACAAGAGGTAAAACATCAAAATGATGGTTTAGAAAGCACCAGATTGTTCGTAGCCCAATATACGACAGCGATAATATATAGCatgcttttcaaaattttaaaaatattttatttgcttcGGCGTGAACAAGATATTttaactgatttaaaaaaaatttcttccaatatatattttttttctagagtttgctaattgaattgaattttagaaaaatatttttggatacaaaacaataaattcaaaatttttaataatagtaaaaattatGTAAGCAAAAGACTCTATATACAATatcatataaattaatatttacagaaaattaaaaaacctctagtattatataaattaatatattaagtctagtttaataatatagtggttacaaatattatttttatattataaaaggtttaaaaaatttaaaaatacttataatttttttgtttttatattataaaattgaaGTTGcagttattataattttatagtacaaaataaaaaattaaaatatttttcaaatttttagatattttattgTGTAAAAACAACATTTTTGGTCAACATATACAAACAGCGTTTCGAATTCGCTACATCTGGAACTCTctactttcttttcctttttttttttttcaaaattttttttttgataaatcgTTTTGAGAATCATTGTTTATCCGGTTCACAGATGACGTGCTAGACCGCGACCATGCAGTAACTTCTCAACAAACTGCCAACATTACTCCCAGAGTTTCATTGATgatgatattaattaatatttcttGTCCcccatcattattattattattattattattattgttattaaaactgaaaagaaatggaaaatataataataacaaaaaagaaaacctaTACAGCCTGTACCCCTGTGCTTCTCATCCTCAACATTGCGCATTTACACCTCCCCAACAAAATTGTTGAAAAAAGCACAATTTCCACGTCACCAATCCGCGGAACATCCGCTCATCCCTGTCCCAACCGTTTGATCCACAACCACCGCTCCCTTTCCCCATCTCAACGTACACAAACAAAACAGGATGGTCAAATCCTGTTGAGCTCCTCCACNCCCCGACTCCGCCGCCCGCCACCCTCCCTACAGAGACGTACGCGGAATTTTGTCGGAGCTCCCACCGCCCTCGATTGAAGAAAGCTTTCGTTACCAAGTTTTCagatttttgtttaaattttttgctGCAGATGATTTTGGCGGCGATCGAGGCGCTGAAGGAGAGGAATGGGTCGAGCAAGCGGGCGATATCGAAGTTCATCCGGCAGACCTACGGCGACGCCTCGCCGCAGCACGACAAGAACCTGGCGCAGAACCTGCAGCGGATGACGAGGGAGCAGGTGCTGCGGATGGTGAAGCGCTCCTACAAGATCGCGAGCTCCTCGTCGCCGCAGCAGCCCGCGGCGAATCCGAAGCCCCGCGGCAGACCGCGCAAGAATCTGGTGCCGCTCTTCGTCCCGATCGGGACGACTGTCAAGCTGAAGACCGACCCGAACCCGCAGAATCCGCCGGCTGCCGCGAAGCGCCGCGGCCGGCCGCCGAAGGCGCTGCGGACGGTCGGGACGGTCGTGAGGAGGAAGCCCGGCAGGCCGCGGAAAGTGCAGGCGGctcaggcggcggcggagaaggctCTGATTCCTGtgccggtggcggcggcggtgaggAAGCGTGGGAGGCCCCCGAAGGTTGCGGTGGCGGGGTTGACGAGGCGGCCGGGTCGGCCGAGGAaggcggaagcggcggcggcggcggcggctttgATGATGGAGAGGTTGAGATTCGGTCGCCGGAAAACCGACAGGCCTCCTGCATTGGGGGTTTTGATTGAAGGCAAGCGGCGGCCCGGTCGGCCGAGGAAACTGCCCGGGGCAATTGTCGTGGCGGAGAGGGTGAGGTCGAAACCCGGTAGAGGACCTGGTAGGCCGCctaaggcggcggcggcggcggcggcttctGCGGAAGGGAAGAGGAGTCCCGGTAGGCCTCGGAAATTGCccgcagcagcagcggcagcagcagtagcagcagctgtAGAGAAGTCGAATCCCGGTCGGAAACCTGGCAGGCCTCCTAAATCACCTGCGATGGGCGAGAGAAGGAAGCCCGGCCGGCCGCGAAAGATGCCCGGGATGGTTGCGACGACGACAGAGGGGTCGACGCCTGGTCGGGAACCCGGAAGGCCTTCTGATGCGCCCGCCACTTCGCCTGCGTTGGATGGGAAACGGAAGCGCGGCAGGCCCCCTAAGGTGAAGCAGGCAGTAGCAGGGGGTGAAGAGGTAGCCGCGAATCCCGCCGCCGTTAAAAGGCGCGGCCGGCCGCCTAAAAGAGTCGAACAAGTTCAATCTATACCTGCTGAGGAGGAAAAGACTGATGAGGCAGAGAAGCAGGTGGAGGCAGAAAAGAAGGTGGAGGCGGAGCAGGCGGGGCCCTCGGCGCCCGAGGTGTGAAAAACTTTCTCCCCTGATATGTTGTGCTAACCACATTCTTCTTTTAGTCCATTGTGTTCATTCATAGCTCAATTCATACTAGGTCTTAGCTTGACAGAGTACTAGGTACTAAAACTAGGTGTAACATTTCTTTGTTCCTTTGTTAATGCATCTAATTCTCTCAAGCTAATTCGCAAACCAAATTCTGGTATCTGAGTTGTGCTAGGTCATCTATTGACATGGATTATTTGTAATTGGAATCTTCGGTAGGTGATCtcttgttgttgctgttgttgttgttgttattttgtTTTAACACTCGGAGATGAATTGAAGTTGTTTACTCTGGAATTTCTCTTTGCTGTTGTACTTTCGCGGCTCAATGATAGCCTTTGCTTCCGCAAGTTCAGAATTCACAAATCGTACTTGGATGCTTGATTAATACATAACAAGGACCGCATCTCGGCCCCGAGATAACAATGATTGTACAAAATCATTTTTAAGTTGATAGCAAAATGTTGAGTTGGATTTTGAGTTCATGATGGCCATGGAAAGCCAAATTTTAATGTGTGATGTTGAGTTTTGAATTCTCTATGGCCGTGGAAAGATAGGTCGGTAGATGCTGTTTCGAAACACTAAAAAGTATGCGGTTTGCTGATCACTCAAAATTGAACCTCTGTTTGTATATGCCGTAATCCTACCAAACTTGTAGGTGTCGTTGTCTCCGTTTGTAACCGCTTGTTATTCTTAAGGCTATTCTTGATTCATATTCTTGGGTTATTTCCAACTAGATCAATTTGATGAATAACATGGTATCAAAGTCGGTCCAAGCACTACTCAGCTTTAAGAGCTCTTGGCTTTAATTACTAGATCCTTCAATTAATAGCATAAACTTTTGTTTGTTGTCATGCAGATGCTATGGGCTATTCACGAGCCACTTTTTTTACTAGATCGATTTGTGGGGTAATTGTAGTGTTTGGGGATCTAGTTACCCAATCTAACGAAGTCTATAGAGGAAATTTTGTTAGCTCTATTAGTAAAATACGTGAAGACTGCATCAGAGGAATCCAAGCTAACACGTTTCGTCCTTTCGTTTTGGCTCATGGTTGTTTGGTCAAAAAGACTCAAAACTGTTGTCTCGAGGAACTTGCATAGGAATGGTAGATAAAGAGGAATCTCCAATGGAATGGGACATTAGGATTATtggatttaagcattttaaCTGTTCTGAGTTAGATCAGTGGCATAGCTAGTCCAGGTAAATATTGGATGTagttatcttttcttttttagaaaaaggaaaagtcTACCCTGTGATTTTAACTTCTAGAATGCAGTGTGAAAGAGCGAAAAAAGTTTGTTGTTCGGGAAAGCAATAAACAAGATCTATTTCCGAAGGAAAGGCGATTGggtctttttttcctctcttttttaaGCATCGTTCTCCCTATCTTTCCCTTTTTCGATGATGATGATAAATTTGCAGGTAAGCATCTTTGCTTTGTTGATTTGCATGATAGAAACAGCGCAAAGTTGTAACGAAAGTGAGAAATAAGGTGAGGTATAGATGGGGAGAGAATGGCCTTCTGGTTTTTTTTAAGTCAAAAGCTTATTTAGATTTTTGAACATTGGATTTTGCTTACAGCAGAAGCTAAACTTATGGGACCGCAGGGATAAAAAGAGAGTAATAATTATTTACATGAGATACTGTTTTCGACTctgatatttttcttttttctttctccttttttttcttttttcttctttttgaatttgttgCTTTATTCGTCTTATGCTTTTTGACCGTTTGACAATTTTTGTGATCTGTTGAGCTTGGATTATCTAtgttaagagtttttttttttttttaacgttaGTACCCATGGCTCTTCTTTGGGCTTTTTGACCGTTTGACAATTTTTGTGATCTGTTGGGCTTGGATTATCTATGTTAAgagttttgtttgttttttaacgTTAGTACCCATGGCTCTTCTTTGGGTGTTGTTTGCTGTTTGTGCAATGTATGGAAATACTTTTTGccaaccacaaaaaaaaataaaaaaaaaaaaaaaaaaaaaaaaaaaaaaaaaaaaaaaacgaggcCTTCAAGTGTTGTGCCTTGCATGTAACCCATCTAACTCTTTTAAACAAAGTTCAGGAACTAAATTGTTTaaataaaatgtttaaaatCAAAGACATATATTGGGAATGTACAGGAGCCATCCATGCATTTCACCCTTCAAaagtcccaaaaaaaaaaaaacaatatcgaCAGAAATAGCTCACTCTTCAATCCTCTTATACATCCTCCGCCATAATAACTGTTCCTTCAAGCCTTTTTCGAAGCATAAAAAAGAAATCATTAACAAAACCAATGCTTGGTAAAGCTGCATACAGTGTAAGAGTTTTCAGAGTACATGAATGATACACAATGATACAGCAACAGCTAGGTCACAAACACAAATCCTGAGTTCCAACAACATGATCACTACAGTAGGGTTTCGATAAGAGTGATGCTGTTGACAGAACTAATTTTGCTACTATTTCTAGTCATTATTCGCTAATTGCACTCGACCAAATTCAATGAATTCGAGCTGCTACGAGACGGGGCTCTGTTAGCATCATTTCCCGACAGAAGAGCTTGATAAATGCTTTCACTCCTACCGCGTCAACTGTACATAAAGTTAATCTTTCTCCAGGATCTGCATCAAGAAAATGAACCAGAATGTGCCTTTATATCAGTCAAAAAAAGCTCATTGCAAAgaaattttgagaaaaggtCGAAAATTTTGAGCAATCTGCGTGTTCTCTAAAAATTAACTCAAACATCAAAAAGCAAACTAAGAttttccaaaaattaaaaaaactaccCGCCAAAATGCTTGGAAGAAACATCATGCCGTTTCTCAAAAGTCTCGGAAGCTCATCTTCGGATCCCCACGTGCTGAGCCACCTCGCCCCCTTCCCCTGCTGCTtcctctccctcgccctctGCCTCTACCACCTCTTCCGCGCCTCATAGAGAACGACTTTCCGTGCTTCATCTCAATAAGTGAGTGCAACAACTCGTCGCACAAGATGCACCCCTTGTGCAAAGTCGCACCGTCTTGAAGCGGCGTTGTCTTCTTGTTGAAGTCGACCTCAATTATAGTTGACTCGCAATTTGAGCACTTTTCGCTCGTAGTGGAGATTCGATGAGCCCCCTGTGGAAGTGAGACGAGACAATTGCACATGTTGCAGTATAACCTCCATTTAGGCGCGCTTACAGGGTCAAGAATTAGAGTTCCGCTACACTCAGGGCAGGCGCATACTCCTTGAGTTATCATAGAGTGACGACATGTTGGGTGTGGGCAAAGGAAGCATGGCATACCAGCCCCCTTTCCGACCTTGCCTGGATTCCTTTCAAGTTTAAGCGCACTGAAGAGCTTGTCGATCCCTTCAAACGGGGGAGAATTGTAGCAGAAGGGGCAAAGCGGGAACGATTTCCCATCAGGCCCAGCCATCGAGAAGAGAAGCAGTTCAAAGCCATCGAGAGGGCAAGCAAGCTCTTTGTAAAGCTGAGAAAAGGTAAAAGATAGACTTATTACACATTAAATCAAGatttaaaacataaacaaaGATACTGTGGGATGCTTTAGAAGTCTCTACTTTTACTTTAGACCTATTATGCATTAAATCAAGATCTGACACAAAC
This DNA window, taken from Ananas comosus cultivar F153 linkage group 5, ASM154086v1, whole genome shotgun sequence, encodes the following:
- the LOC109711057 gene encoding cytochrome b561 and DOMON domain-containing protein At4g12980-like, translating into MGSLGFRRSLFLLVALLLVAAPWYAAAAAASCAATTFSNRVFATCSDLPHLAASLHWTYDRAAAALSVAFVAPPAAPSGWVAWAINPTAEGMAGSQALIAFKQPDGAMGVKTYNITGYGPLQESPIAYKATDLAAEYVGGAMRVFAKLILGKGAEEVNHVWQVGSGVSGGSPEKHAFGADNLAAKGKLDLVKGVASASGSGGSVSRERNVHGVLNAVSWGILLPIGAIIARYLKTFKSADPAWFYLHVSCQVIGYGLGVGGWATGLNLGSKSKGVTYTTHRNIGIALFSLATLQLFALLLRPNKDHKYRFYWNIYHHVVGYAVIILGIINIFKGLKILDPAQKWTTAYIVAICILGAIAFILEIVTWIIVLRRKSSDEKPYIGSTNGQRSVQQPLAV
- the LOC109711100 gene encoding uncharacterized protein LOC109711100, which produces MILAAIEALKERNGSSKRAISKFIRQTYGDASPQHDKNLAQNLQRMTREQVLRMVKRSYKIASSSSPQQPAANPKPRGRPRKNLVPLFVPIGTTVKLKTDPNPQNPPAAAKRRGRPPKALRTVGTVVRRKPGRPRKVQAAQAAAEKALIPVPVAAAVRKRGRPPKVAVAGLTRRPGRPRKAEAAAAAAALMMERLRFGRRKTDRPPALGVLIEGKRRPGRPRKLPGAIVVAERVRSKPGRGPGRPPKAAAAAAASAEGKRSPGRPRKLPAAAAAAAVAAAVEKSNPGRKPGRPPKSPAMGERRKPGRPRKMPGMVATTTEGSTPGREPGRPSDAPATSPALDGKRKRGRPPKVKQAVAGGEEVAANPAAVKRRGRPPKRVEQVQSIPAEEEKTDEAEKQVEAEKKVEAEQAGPSAPEV